In a genomic window of Streptococcus oralis:
- a CDS encoding glycosyltransferase family 4 protein, protein MRIGLFTDTYFPQVSGVATSIRTLKTELEKQGHAVFIFTTTDKDVNRYEDWQIIRIPSVPFFAFKDRRFAYRGFTKALEIAKQYQLDIIHTQTEFSLGLLGIWIARELKIPVIHTYHTQYEDYVHYIAKGMLIRPSMVKYLVRGFLHDVDGVICPSEIVRDLLSKYKVKVEKRVIPTGIELAKFERPEIKEENLQELRSKLGIQEGEKMLLSLSRISYEKNIQAVLAAFAQVLKEEDKVKLVVAGDGPYLDSLKEQAEKLNIQKHVIFTGMIAPSETALYYKAADFFISASTSETQGLTYLESLASGTPVIAHGNPYLENLINDKMFGTLYYGERELAGAILEALIATPDMSEQKLADKLYEISAENFGKRVHEFYLDAIISNNFEHELHDGQPVTQRFLKTILYLPQQAVTSPVKESKRILRASRKQLSSIRDYWRDEFK, encoded by the coding sequence ATGCGAATTGGTTTATTTACAGATACCTATTTCCCTCAGGTTTCCGGGGTCGCGACTAGTATTCGGACCTTGAAAACTGAGCTTGAAAAGCAGGGGCATGCAGTTTTTATCTTTACAACAACTGATAAAGACGTGAACCGATACGAGGATTGGCAAATTATTCGCATTCCGAGTGTCCCTTTCTTTGCATTTAAGGATCGACGATTTGCCTACCGAGGTTTTACAAAGGCGCTTGAAATTGCCAAGCAGTATCAACTCGATATCATTCATACCCAGACAGAATTTTCACTTGGTTTGTTAGGGATTTGGATTGCGAGAGAATTGAAAATTCCAGTTATTCATACCTACCATACCCAGTATGAAGACTATGTGCATTACATTGCTAAGGGCATGCTAATTCGTCCGAGTATGGTAAAATATTTGGTGCGTGGCTTCCTTCATGATGTAGATGGCGTGATTTGCCCTAGTGAGATTGTTCGTGACCTTTTATCTAAATACAAAGTCAAGGTTGAAAAGCGTGTCATCCCAACTGGAATTGAGCTGGCTAAGTTTGAACGACCTGAGATCAAAGAGGAAAACTTGCAAGAACTTCGTTCGAAGTTGGGTATTCAGGAAGGTGAGAAAATGCTGCTGAGTCTTTCGCGTATTTCTTATGAGAAGAATATCCAAGCAGTCTTAGCTGCCTTTGCGCAGGTTTTGAAAGAAGAAGACAAGGTGAAGTTGGTTGTTGCTGGAGACGGACCTTATCTGGACAGTCTGAAAGAACAAGCAGAGAAATTAAACATACAAAAACATGTGATTTTTACAGGTATGATTGCTCCGAGTGAGACAGCCTTGTACTATAAAGCAGCTGATTTCTTTATTTCAGCCTCTACGAGTGAAACTCAGGGTTTAACCTATCTAGAAAGTCTAGCCAGTGGAACGCCTGTTATTGCTCATGGCAATCCCTATCTTGAAAATCTGATCAATGATAAAATGTTTGGGACCCTCTACTATGGAGAACGAGAGCTTGCGGGCGCTATCCTTGAAGCATTGATCGCTACTCCTGATATGTCTGAACAAAAGTTGGCTGATAAGTTGTACGAGATTTCGGCTGAAAATTTTGGGAAACGAGTTCATGAGTTTTACCTTGATGCCATTATCTCAAATAACTTTGAACATGAGCTACATGATGGACAACCTGTCACTCAGCGCTTCTTAAAAACGATTCTCTATCTACCTCAACAAGCTGTTACAAGCCCAGTAAAAGAATCCAAGCGTATTTTAAGAGCGTCTCGAAAACAATTGTCTAGCATCAGAGATTATTGGAGAGACGAATTCAAATAA
- a CDS encoding glycosyltransferase family 4 protein → MENEKLRINMLSSSEKVAGQGVSGAYRELVSLLHRDAKDQLIVTENLPVEADVTHFHTIDFPYYLSTFQKKRSGRKIGYVHFLPDTLEGSLKIPFFLKGIVKRYVFSFYNRMEHLVVVNPMFIEDLVAAGIPREKVTYIPNFVNKEKWHPLPTEQVAQLRKEMDLAEDQFVVIGAGQVQKRKGIDDFIRLAEELPEITFIWAGGFSFGGMTDGYERYKKIMDNPPENLIFPGIVSPERMRELYAMADLFLLPSYNELFPMTILEAASCEAPIMLRDLDLYKVILDGNYRATSDVSEMREAILEYKNDPEALKDLKEKAREISKEYSEEHLLEIWLKFYREQAALGKK, encoded by the coding sequence ATGGAAAACGAAAAATTGCGTATTAATATGCTGAGTTCAAGTGAAAAAGTAGCTGGTCAAGGAGTGTCAGGAGCTTATCGAGAATTGGTTAGTCTCCTTCACCGTGATGCCAAAGATCAGTTGATTGTTACAGAGAATCTTCCTGTAGAAGCGGATGTAACTCACTTTCATACCATTGATTTCCCCTATTATTTATCTACTTTCCAAAAGAAACGCTCTGGGAGAAAAATTGGCTATGTGCATTTTTTGCCTGATACGCTTGAGGGGAGTTTGAAGATTCCATTTTTCCTAAAAGGAATTGTCAAACGCTATGTTTTTTCCTTTTACAACCGAATGGAACACTTGGTGGTGGTCAATCCTATGTTTATCGAGGATTTAGTGGCTGCTGGTATTCCGCGTGAAAAAGTAACTTATATTCCAAACTTTGTAAATAAAGAAAAATGGCATCCATTACCAACTGAACAGGTTGCACAACTCCGGAAGGAAATGGATCTTGCGGAAGATCAGTTTGTCGTAATCGGTGCGGGTCAGGTTCAGAAACGTAAAGGAATTGATGATTTTATCCGTCTTGCTGAGGAATTGCCAGAAATTACCTTTATCTGGGCAGGTGGTTTTTCATTTGGTGGGATGACGGATGGTTATGAACGCTACAAGAAGATAATGGACAATCCACCTGAAAATCTTATTTTCCCTGGGATTGTGTCACCGGAACGGATGCGGGAACTTTACGCTATGGCGGATCTATTCTTGCTACCAAGTTACAATGAATTATTCCCTATGACTATCTTAGAGGCCGCTAGTTGCGAGGCTCCTATTATGTTGAGGGACTTGGATTTATATAAGGTTATTCTTGATGGGAATTATCGTGCTACAAGTGATGTTTCCGAGATGAGAGAAGCAATCCTAGAATACAAGAATGACCCTGAAGCCTTAAAGGACTTGAAAGAAAAAGCTCGCGAGATCTCCAAAGAGTACTCTGAGGAGCATTTGTTGGAAATCTGGTTAAAATTTTATCGAGAACAGGCTGCTTTGGGCAAAAAGTGA
- a CDS encoding metal-sulfur cluster assembly factor, protein MAYTEEQIETIKTRILNALEEVIDPELGIDIVNLGLIYEIRFDGETGHTEIDMTLTTMGCPLADLLTDQIHDAMTDVPEVTNTEVKLVWYPAWTVEKMSRYARIALGIK, encoded by the coding sequence ATGGCTTATACAGAAGAGCAAATTGAAACGATCAAAACACGCATTTTAAATGCTTTGGAAGAAGTCATCGACCCTGAGTTGGGGATTGATATTGTCAACCTAGGTTTGATTTATGAAATTCGTTTTGATGGTGAAACAGGTCACACTGAAATTGATATGACTTTGACAACTATGGGCTGCCCACTGGCTGACCTTTTGACAGACCAGATACATGATGCGATGACAGATGTGCCTGAGGTAACCAATACCGAAGTTAAATTGGTCTGGTATCCAGCTTGGACAGTTGAAAAAATGAGCCGATACGCGCGTATCGCCCTAGGAATTAAATAA
- the rpoD gene encoding RNA polymerase sigma factor RpoD has product MATKQKEVTTFDVQVADFIRNHKKTGTATDDEINSSLVIPFTLDADGIEDLLQRIQDAGISITDNEGNPSARVLSAEEEPELSDEDLIGSTSAKVNDPVRMYLKEIGVVPLLTNEEEKELALAVEAGDIEAKQRLAEANLRLVVSIAKRYVGRGMQFLDLIQEGNMGLMKAVDKFDYSKGFKFSTYATWWIRQAITRAIADQARTIRIPVHMVETINKLVREQRNLLQELGQDPTPEQIAERMDMTPDKVREILKIAQEPVSLETPIGEEDDSHLGDFIEDEVIENPVDYTTRIVLREQLDEVLDTLTDREENVLRLRFGLDDGKMRTLEDVGKVFNVTRERIRQIEAKALRKLRQPSRSKPLRDFIED; this is encoded by the coding sequence ATGGCAACAAAACAAAAAGAAGTAACCACATTTGATGTGCAAGTAGCAGACTTTATCCGTAACCACAAAAAAACAGGAACAGCAACAGATGATGAAATCAATTCAAGTCTGGTTATTCCTTTCACCCTCGATGCAGACGGCATTGAAGACCTTTTGCAACGGATTCAGGATGCTGGCATTTCTATCACAGACAACGAAGGAAATCCAAGTGCACGTGTGCTTAGTGCAGAAGAAGAACCAGAACTCAGTGATGAGGACTTGATTGGCTCAACTTCTGCCAAGGTTAATGACCCAGTCCGTATGTATTTGAAGGAAATCGGGGTCGTTCCTCTCTTGACCAACGAAGAGGAAAAAGAATTGGCCCTAGCAGTTGAGGCTGGTGATATCGAAGCCAAACAACGTCTTGCAGAAGCCAACCTTCGTTTGGTGGTTTCTATCGCTAAGCGCTACGTAGGGCGTGGCATGCAGTTTCTTGACTTGATCCAAGAAGGAAACATGGGCTTGATGAAGGCTGTTGACAAGTTTGACTATTCAAAAGGATTTAAGTTTTCTACGTATGCAACTTGGTGGATTCGTCAGGCGATTACCCGTGCCATCGCTGACCAGGCCCGTACTATTCGTATCCCTGTCCACATGGTAGAAACCATTAACAAGCTTGTCCGTGAACAACGTAATCTCCTTCAAGAATTGGGGCAAGATCCGACTCCTGAACAAATCGCTGAGCGTATGGATATGACACCTGACAAGGTCCGTGAAATCCTAAAAATCGCTCAAGAACCAGTATCACTTGAAACACCGATTGGTGAAGAGGACGATAGCCATCTTGGGGACTTTATCGAAGACGAAGTGATTGAAAATCCAGTAGACTACACAACTCGTATCGTCTTGCGTGAGCAGTTGGATGAAGTCTTGGATACTCTTACAGACCGTGAAGAAAACGTCTTGCGCTTGCGCTTCGGTTTGGACGATGGGAAAATGCGTACTCTTGAAGATGTTGGGAAAGTCTTTAACGTGACTCGTGAGCGTATCCGTCAGATCGAGGCCAAGGCTTTGAGAAAATTGCGCCAACCAAGTCGCAGCAAACCGCTTCGTGATTTTATTGAAGACTAA
- the dnaG gene encoding DNA primase: MVDKQVIEEIKNNANIVEVIGDVISLQKAGRNYLGICPFHGEKTPSFNVVEDKQFYHCFGCGRSGDVFKFIEEYQGVSFMEAVQLLGERVGIQLAMPVQSRPQQASPHQALYDMHEEAARFYHAILMTTKMGEEARAYLYKRGLTDDVLKHFQIGLAPAERTYLYQRLADKFEEKDLLDSGLFYLSDGNQFYDTFFGRIIFPLTNDKGQVIAFSGRIWQETDSQTSKYKNSRSTVIFNKSYELYHLDKAKKGTGKITELYLMEGFMDVIAAYRAGIENAVASMGTALSKEHVDHLKRFTKKIVLSYDGDKAGQAATAKALEELKDFSVEVVRVPDAMDPDEYLQKNSAEDLAYLLTKTRISPIEFYIHQLKPENSDNLQAQIEFIEKIAPLIAKEKSITAQNSYIHILADNLPSFDYQQVEQIVNESRIVQRQERVKEEQPPAAISIPVTRQLTAVMRAEAHLLYRMAENPVVLNDYRLREDFFFDTPEFQILYELLSEQGEIGSEELSHQTPEVENAWYHVLSLDLPAEMSPQELVEVEATRNRALLSKDNLRIKKKVQEASHVGDTDTALEELQRLISQKRRME, translated from the coding sequence ATGGTTGACAAGCAAGTCATTGAAGAAATCAAAAACAATGCCAACATTGTGGAAGTCATAGGTGATGTGATTTCTTTACAGAAGGCTGGACGGAACTATTTAGGGATCTGTCCTTTTCATGGTGAAAAGACCCCCTCTTTCAACGTTGTGGAAGACAAGCAGTTTTATCACTGTTTTGGCTGTGGGCGTTCAGGAGATGTCTTTAAGTTCATCGAAGAATACCAAGGCGTGTCCTTCATGGAAGCCGTTCAGCTCTTAGGAGAGCGCGTCGGTATTCAACTGGCTATGCCGGTACAGTCTCGTCCTCAACAGGCTTCACCTCATCAAGCTCTATATGATATGCATGAAGAAGCCGCCCGCTTTTACCATGCCATCCTCATGACGACCAAGATGGGAGAAGAAGCAAGGGCTTATCTCTACAAACGCGGATTGACAGACGATGTTCTGAAGCACTTCCAGATTGGACTGGCTCCAGCAGAGAGAACTTATCTCTATCAACGTTTGGCTGACAAGTTTGAGGAAAAGGATTTATTGGATTCTGGCCTGTTTTATCTGTCAGATGGTAATCAATTTTATGATACTTTTTTTGGACGGATCATCTTTCCTTTGACCAATGACAAGGGGCAGGTTATTGCATTTTCAGGTCGTATCTGGCAAGAAACGGACAGTCAGACTTCTAAGTATAAAAATAGTCGCTCAACAGTAATTTTTAACAAGAGTTACGAATTGTATCATTTGGACAAGGCAAAAAAGGGAACAGGTAAGATTACAGAGCTCTATCTGATGGAAGGCTTCATGGATGTGATTGCAGCCTACCGTGCTGGTATAGAAAATGCTGTAGCTTCCATGGGAACAGCCTTAAGCAAGGAGCATGTTGACCACCTCAAACGCTTTACAAAAAAAATTGTTCTCAGCTATGATGGCGACAAGGCAGGGCAGGCAGCAACAGCCAAGGCTCTAGAGGAGTTAAAAGACTTTTCAGTGGAGGTTGTTCGAGTACCTGATGCCATGGACCCTGATGAGTATCTACAAAAGAATTCTGCTGAAGACTTGGCCTACCTCTTGACAAAGACTCGGATCAGTCCTATAGAGTTCTATATTCACCAGCTCAAGCCTGAAAATAGTGATAACTTGCAGGCGCAAATCGAGTTCATTGAAAAGATTGCGCCCTTAATCGCCAAAGAAAAGTCGATCACTGCCCAGAATTCCTATATCCACATTCTGGCGGATAATCTACCTTCTTTTGATTACCAGCAGGTGGAACAGATTGTAAATGAAAGTCGCATTGTTCAGAGGCAGGAAAGAGTCAAAGAGGAGCAACCTCCAGCAGCGATTAGTATACCTGTAACGCGACAATTGACAGCAGTCATGAGAGCAGAGGCTCATCTCCTTTATAGGATGGCTGAGAATCCAGTTGTTCTAAATGACTACAGATTAAGAGAAGATTTTTTCTTTGATACCCCAGAATTTCAGATTCTTTACGAATTATTAAGTGAGCAGGGAGAAATCGGCTCAGAGGAGCTTTCTCATCAGACGCCTGAGGTTGAAAATGCTTGGTACCACGTGCTTAGCCTGGATTTGCCAGCTGAGATGTCGCCTCAAGAGCTAGTAGAAGTAGAAGCGACTCGAAACCGTGCTCTCCTCAGCAAGGACAACTTAAGAATTAAAAAGAAAGTGCAGGAAGCTAGTCATGTAGGAGATACAGACACAGCCTTGGAAGAATTGCAACGATTGATTTCCCAAAAGAGAAGAATGGAGTAA
- a CDS encoding ABC transporter ATP-binding protein, which produces MTAIVELKNATKVITNGFDEEKIILNDVSLEIFEHDFITILGGNGAGKSTLFNTIAGTLPLTSGSIRIMGEDVTHFSPEKRAKYLSRVFQDPKMGTAPRMTVAENLLIAKFRGEKRGLLPRRLSSHREEFQTTIEKVGNGLEKHLDTPIEFLSGGQRQALSLLMATLKRPELLLLDEHTAALDPKTSVALMELTDDFVSKDHLTALMITHHMEDALKYGNRLIVMKEGRIIQDLNKEEKAKMKISDYYQLFE; this is translated from the coding sequence ATGACAGCAATTGTAGAATTAAAAAATGCTACCAAAGTCATCACGAATGGCTTTGATGAGGAAAAAATCATTCTGAATGATGTTTCTCTTGAAATTTTCGAACATGATTTCATTACCATCCTAGGGGGAAATGGAGCAGGGAAGTCAACGCTTTTTAACACGATTGCAGGCACCTTACCTTTAACAAGCGGAAGTATCCGTATCATGGGCGAGGACGTGACGCATTTTTCACCTGAAAAGCGGGCTAAGTATTTGTCTCGTGTCTTTCAGGATCCTAAGATGGGGACGGCTCCCCGTATGACGGTGGCGGAAAATCTCTTAATTGCCAAGTTTCGTGGTGAGAAGAGAGGACTCCTCCCTAGGAGACTTTCAAGTCACCGAGAGGAGTTTCAGACTACCATTGAAAAAGTGGGAAATGGTCTTGAAAAGCATCTAGATACTCCGATTGAGTTTCTTTCAGGTGGACAACGTCAGGCCTTGAGTCTCTTGATGGCAACCTTGAAGCGACCAGAGTTGCTCTTGTTGGATGAACACACAGCAGCTCTAGACCCAAAGACTAGTGTTGCCTTGATGGAGTTAACAGATGACTTTGTCAGCAAGGATCATCTAACAGCCTTGATGATTACCCACCATATGGAAGATGCACTGAAGTATGGAAACCGTCTGATTGTCATGAAGGAAGGTCGTATTATCCAAGACCTCAATAAAGAAGAAAAAGCTAAGATGAAGATTTCAGACTACTATCAATTATTTGAATAG
- a CDS encoding ABC transporter permease yields the protein MIVSIISQGMVWAILGLGIFMTFRILNFPDMTTEGSFPLGGAVAVTLITQGVNPFLATLAAVGAGCLAGMATGLLYTKGKIPTLLSGILVMTSCHSIMLMIMGRANLGLLGTKQIQDVLPFDSDLNQLLTGLIFVALVIGLMLFFLDTKLGQAYIATGDNPDMARSFGINTGRMELMGLVLSNGIIALAGALIAQQEGYADVSRGIGVIVVGLASLIIGEVLFKSLTLAERLMTIVVGSIAYQFLVWGVIALGFNTSYLRLYSALILAVCLMIPTFKNKYLKGVKFSK from the coding sequence ATGATAGTATCCATTATTTCTCAGGGAATGGTCTGGGCGATTTTAGGTTTGGGAATCTTTATGACTTTTCGAATTTTGAATTTCCCTGATATGACTACTGAAGGTTCTTTTCCTCTTGGGGGAGCAGTAGCTGTAACCTTGATAACACAGGGAGTCAATCCGTTTTTGGCGACCTTAGCTGCAGTAGGTGCGGGCTGTCTAGCTGGAATGGCGACGGGTCTTTTGTATACTAAAGGAAAAATCCCAACCCTCTTATCAGGGATTCTGGTCATGACTTCTTGCCATTCCATCATGCTCATGATTATGGGACGTGCCAATCTGGGGCTTCTTGGAACCAAGCAAATTCAGGATGTCTTGCCTTTTGATTCAGACCTTAACCAACTCCTGACTGGATTAATCTTTGTAGCTCTTGTTATTGGCCTTATGCTCTTTTTCCTTGATACCAAACTAGGTCAAGCCTACATCGCTACAGGTGACAATCCCGATATGGCTCGTAGCTTTGGTATCAATACGGGACGTATGGAACTCATGGGTTTGGTTCTCTCAAATGGGATTATCGCGCTTGCAGGGGCCTTAATTGCTCAACAAGAAGGATACGCGGATGTCTCTCGAGGAATTGGCGTGATTGTCGTAGGGCTTGCTAGCTTGATTATTGGAGAGGTTTTGTTCAAGAGTTTGACCCTGGCAGAGCGACTCATGACCATCGTTGTAGGGTCTATTGCTTATCAGTTCCTCGTTTGGGGAGTGATTGCTCTTGGGTTTAATACAAGTTATCTTCGTTTGTACAGCGCCTTGATTTTGGCGGTTTGCCTCATGATTCCAACCTTCAAAAACAAATACCTGAAAGGAGTCAAGTTTAGCAAATGA
- the trpX gene encoding tryptophan ABC transporter substrate-binding protein yields MKNKRLIGIVAGLAVLVVASLIYSSINKPAAKEEQKVAKVGVLQFVSHPSLDLIYQGIQDGLAEEGYKDDQVKIDFMNSEGDQSKVATMSKQLVANGNDVVVGIATPAAQGLASATKDLPVIMAAITDPIGANLVKDLKKPGGNITGVSDHNPAEQQVELIKTLTPNVKTIGALYSSSEDNSKTQVEEFKAYAEKAGLTVETFAVPSTNEIASTVNVMTSKVDAIWVPIDNTIASAFSTVVSSNQTAKKPIYPSATAMVEAGGLASVVVDQHDLGVATGKMIAKVLKGEKPADTPVNVFSTGKSVINKKLAQELGITIPESVLKEAGQVIE; encoded by the coding sequence ATGAAAAATAAACGTTTGATTGGAATTGTCGCTGGATTAGCAGTATTGGTAGTGGCTAGCTTGATTTATTCATCAATAAACAAGCCAGCAGCTAAAGAAGAGCAAAAGGTTGCTAAGGTTGGTGTCCTTCAATTTGTTAGTCACCCATCCTTGGACTTGATTTACCAAGGGATTCAAGATGGACTAGCTGAAGAAGGCTATAAAGACGATCAAGTAAAAATCGACTTTATGAACTCTGAAGGTGATCAGAGCAAGGTTGCAACCATGAGTAAACAATTGGTAGCAAATGGAAACGACGTTGTTGTTGGGATTGCGACACCAGCTGCTCAAGGACTTGCTAGTGCTACAAAAGACCTACCTGTTATCATGGCTGCTATTACAGACCCAATCGGTGCTAACTTGGTCAAAGATTTGAAAAAACCAGGTGGCAACATTACAGGGGTGTCAGATCATAACCCAGCTGAACAGCAAGTGGAATTGATTAAAACTTTGACACCAAATGTCAAAACAATCGGCGCTCTTTACTCAAGTAGCGAAGATAACTCAAAAACACAGGTAGAAGAATTCAAGGCTTATGCTGAAAAAGCAGGTTTGACAGTCGAAACCTTTGCTGTTCCATCAACCAATGAAATTGCTTCAACAGTTAATGTTATGACAAGCAAGGTTGATGCGATTTGGGTTCCAATTGACAACACCATCGCATCCGCATTTTCAACAGTTGTTTCAAGCAACCAAACAGCTAAAAAGCCAATCTACCCAAGTGCCACTGCCATGGTAGAAGCAGGTGGATTAGCATCTGTTGTAGTTGACCAACACGATCTTGGTGTGGCTACTGGTAAGATGATTGCCAAAGTTTTGAAAGGTGAAAAACCAGCTGATACGCCAGTTAATGTCTTTTCAACTGGTAAGTCAGTGATTAACAAAAAACTAGCGCAGGAACTTGGTATTACCATTCCTGAGTCCGTTCTAAAAGAAGCGGGACAAGTGATTGAATAA